A genome region from Sphaerisporangium krabiense includes the following:
- a CDS encoding AfsR/SARP family transcriptional regulator, translated as MESGDRPAMRVVLLGGFRLLAGDEQVTVSGGSERLLSFVALSGQAVPRTLMAGRLWPDRPERRAYASLRSALARLEDAGRRALDIAAGEVRLSQDARVDVEEARALARRVLDPGLATPARDLSADSVETLSVDLLPGWYDDWAVQEAEEWHQLRLHALEALADDFVAAGRFADAVAAAGVAVRAEPLRESSHAALIRAHLAEGNQAEALRDYERYEQLLEAEMGLRPTALVSDLVAGLRAVAQP; from the coding sequence ATGGAGAGCGGCGACCGGCCCGCGATGCGGGTGGTTCTTCTGGGTGGCTTCCGGCTGCTTGCCGGAGACGAGCAGGTGACGGTCTCGGGCGGGTCCGAACGCCTTCTGTCCTTCGTGGCCCTGTCAGGCCAGGCCGTCCCCCGCACGCTCATGGCGGGCCGTTTGTGGCCGGACAGGCCGGAGCGGCGCGCGTACGCGAGCCTGAGGTCCGCGCTGGCCAGGCTGGAGGACGCCGGGCGGCGCGCGCTGGACATCGCCGCGGGCGAGGTGCGCCTCAGCCAGGACGCCAGGGTCGACGTCGAGGAGGCCCGGGCGCTGGCCCGCCGCGTCCTCGACCCCGGCCTCGCCACGCCCGCGCGGGACCTCAGCGCCGACTCGGTGGAGACCCTGTCGGTGGACCTGCTCCCCGGCTGGTACGACGACTGGGCGGTCCAGGAGGCCGAGGAGTGGCACCAGTTGCGCCTGCACGCGCTGGAGGCGCTCGCCGACGACTTCGTCGCGGCGGGCAGGTTCGCCGACGCCGTCGCCGCCGCGGGCGTGGCCGTCCGGGCCGAACCCCTGCGCGAGAGCTCGCACGCCGCGCTGATCCGCGCCCACCTGGCCGAGGGCAACCAGGCCGAGGCGCTGCGCGACTACGAGCGCTACGAGCAGCTCCTGGAGGCCGAGATGGGGCTGCGGCCGACCGCGCTCGTGAGCGATCTCGTCGCCGGGCTGCGCGCGGTCGCTCAGCCCTGA